From Canis lupus baileyi chromosome 16, mCanLup2.hap1, whole genome shotgun sequence, a single genomic window includes:
- the P2RX1 gene encoding P2X purinoceptor 1 isoform X3, translating into MFVSLTSHPLGGDSKSRSRWVFVYEKGYQTSSGLISSVSVKLKGLAVTQLPGLGSQVWDVADYVFPAQGDSSFVIMTNFIATLQQVQGYCAEHPEGGTCRNDSGCTPGKAERKAQGIRTGKCVAFNDTVQTCEIFGWCPVEVDDKVPRPALLQEAENFTLFIKNSISFPRFKVNRRNLVEEVDAAYMKTCLYHKILHPLCPVFKLGYVVQESGQNFSTLAEKVWCQGGVVGITIDWNCDLDWHVQYCKPIYEFHGLYEEKNLSPGFNFRFARHFVENGTNHRHLFKVFGIRFDILVDGKAGKFDIIPTMTTIGSGIGIFGVATVLCDLLLLHILPKRHYYKQKKFKYAEQMGPGAGEHDPAATSSTLGLQENMKTS; encoded by the exons ATGTTTGTGTCTTTGACATCACATCCCCTTGGTGGTGACAGCAAGTCCAGGTCAAG GTGGGTGTTTGTCTACGAGAAGGGCTATCAGACTTCAAGTGGCCTCATCAGCAGCGTGTCTGTGAAACTCAAAGGTCTAGCCGTGACACAGCTCCCAGGCCTGGGCTCCCAGGTCTGGGATGTAGCTGACTACGTCTTCCCAGCCCAG GGGGACAGCTCCTTCGTGATCATGACCAATTTCATTGCGACCCTCCAGCAGGTTCAAGGCTACTGTGCGGAG CATCCAGAAGGGGGTACATGCAGAAATGACAGTGGCTGCACTCcggggaaggcagagaggaaggcACAAG GCATCCGCACAGGCAAGTGCGTGGCCTTCAATGACACTGTGCAGACATGTGAGATCTTTGGCTGGTGTCCCGTGGAGGTGGATGACAAGGTCCCACG CCCTGCCCTTCTCCAAGAGGCCGAGAACTTCACTCTCTTCATCAAGAACAGCATCAGCTTTCCACGCTTCAAGGTCAACAG ACGCAACCTGGTAGAAGAAGTTGATGCGGCCTACATGAAGACCTGTCTTTATCACAAGATCTTGcacccactgtgccctgtcttCAAGCTCGGCTATGTGGTGCAAGAGTCAGGACAGAATTTCAGCACCCTGGCTGAGAAGGTATGGTGCCAG GGCGGGGTGGTAGGTATCACCATTGACTGGAACTGTGACCTGGACTGGCATGTGCAGTACTGCAAACCCATCTACGAGTTCCATGGACTGTACGAGGAGAAAAACCTGTCTCCAGGCTTCAATTTCAG GTTTGCCAGACACTTTGTGGAAAATGGGACCAATCACCGGCACCTCTTCAAGGTGTTTGGGATTCGCTTTGACATTCTTGTGGATGGCAAG GCTGGGAAGTTTGACATCATCCCCACAATGACAACCATTGGCTCTGGGATTGGCATCTTTGGAGTG gCCACGGTTCTCTGTGACCTGTTGCTGCTCCACATCCTGCCCAAAAGGCACTACTACAAGCAGAAGAAGTTCAAGTATGCGGAGCAAATGGGGCCAGGGGCG GGTGAACATGACCCCGCAGCCACCAGCTCCACCTTGGGCCTGCAGGAGAACATGAAGACATCCTGA